tttgctAGCTATTTGTTATGAATGTCAAGAAAATTTATCACTTGTTATATGTATTTTATGCTTCAATTTAAAATGCTGAAGATAGTTTTTTGGGGAAAAATGTCGAAAAAATGTTTTCTACCTGCCTAATGGCGCCTAGATTGAAGTCAAAGAGAATGTCTTTGTGCACTATAAATATGGTTTTATCCTCGGATTTAGCGGAGATTAATGTTTTTGGTACAAAGATTGTCGATTTACATTTCAGGATCATTAGAATGATTGTTTTTAATGCTTCCTAAACCTCGTAGGCGTCGAGATCAGGGTTGATACTTATGCTGTATCATAGTAGTTAGTAATGAGAATACTGTTCTGATAGACAAATTAGTCTACTTACATCTCAATGATAAAGATAATTATATTTAGAACTTCCAAAACCTCCTTATGAGGCCACAAACTTGTGCACCAATTAAGAACttttaagtgcatgtcatattctTAAAGTAGAAGCAAGTGTTGTTGCTACTTTTGGGTTGCTTCCTTGGGACAATTTGAATTGAGGGCTTTATCAAGCACAGATAGATGAGAAGATCCCTTATTAGTGCTTCTTAGAACTTGTCATTTTGTTAAAAACCAGGTGCATTTTGTTTTTACGGATGTTGGAAATGCAATATCTTTCCATatgttttctggtttaatgtgctGCTGCAGCTGTACTTGTACCTTTTGATGTGTAAGGAGTGTAGTAGATCGCGTTTTGATGCTTTTGTAAGTAATTGGgaatttcttgaatattttagTCTCTTTCTGCAATAGCTTCTTTGGCCTTCGAAAAATAAAAGTGATTGCAAGTAGAAGATAGACTTAATTTTTATGGTTCATTTCCTTTATCTTCTAGAGTTAGGTTAGTTATGGGAATCAAATCACCAAAAGTGGCAGTTCTTTGTCATCCCATCTGCATATGTGTCCATTGAAGTCAGACCAAGATAGCTACGAATTTATGGTTACCTATCGCTAATTTGCCATATCTTTCATCATGGATACCATATGTTTACGGAGAAAGGTTAAATTACAGTCCGCTACTTCATTGTGAGGTACGGATGATTAGTTGGCAAGGAGCACCAATGGGCTACCAGCTTGTCTAGTTCAATGTGCAACAGAAAAGGTTTCCTCCTTAGTTCTGATCTCTCTAACACCCTTCCTCTTACCTTCTCCATTACTCCAATACTGTCACAATTTCTGCCACAATTGTGTCCAATGGCTAATTAATTCCATGATTTTATGGACTACTTGTGAAATCAAAATTAACAAGTGAACTCCACAAATCTCACGTATCCAGTAAACTTTTCAATCAAACAAATACCTTCATCCCAATATCACTCTTTTTTTCAAAGCATGTGCATGTAATATACAGCCAGCCAGTTGATCATGAATCACGGGGTTAACATCAAGATCAGCATGGAAAATTGGAAGGTATTAAAAGGGAGGAGAGGTTGCGAGTAATGAATAGAAGATAAAATAGAGATGGCCATTTGGGGTTTGCAGATTGATGAGATGGgatttggatttggacttggaagaGGGTACGAAAGTGGGAACGAGTGGGAGGAGAAAAGGTGGCAGGCGACAAGAAGGGTGAAAAATAGGTGATTTGTGTGAGGAAGAGGAAGAATGACACAAGTCCTGGAGACATTGCTCATGAGAGGTAGGGTGGACTGGTCTATTTTTTATTAACAAAACTATTGGGTTTCTTTTTGAAATTATGAACAACTGAAAAGATTGGTGTCTGTGACTCTTAGATCACAGACGTCTGTTACCTAAGTACTACTTTTATATGGGATAgtttcacaaacctcccttgaggtttatgACAATTTCACTCCCCCCGGGTTTTACAAATTACGCTGACCTCCCTTGTCACAATAAGATGACTATAATGACCTTCGCTTAATAGAAAATACACATTATAATGaaatgagattaaaaaaaaaaagaagaaaccctAGCTCTCCTGCTCACAAGTCTCAGCCAATGACGATGATTCTGTTTCACTTATTGTCACTGTGTTCTCATCCATCAACCCCTTCCTCCCATAACTTGCTCTCAAATTCCCAACAACCTTTGCCTACAACTACTACAAATCACACCACAATGGATCCCTTCAAACTCTATTGTATATTACCATTCCTCCTGTCTTCTCTTTGGAATTGCCAAATTACAAGTTCAGTTGATGGATCAGATTTCATGGTTAAAGTAAAATCTGATTTCATGGTCAAACTAAAAGGAGATAAAGAGGCTCACAATAATAAAAGAGGAAGAGGAACCGAAGTTGGCGCATTTGCTAATTTGTCTGTGATCCATTCAAAAAACTTTTGTAGGGTGTTAATAACTGCATTTGGGTTTCTGTTTATGCTTAGCAATTGTTGGTTGTGGTTTTTCTATGGAGGTAGAGCTTTTTCTTTGTATTTAAGACGTTAACATGTTTGGGGATTTGATATGGGCTAgattattttgttttgagaTGGTGTGGGCATTGGGTTTGAAGTTTGGGGCGTTATTAGTTGTGAATAGAGtgttggtttttggcaaaatgaatttcttgaacaTCTCTATAGTCATAATGATGCCTTTCCTTCTCTTAATCTTGATTAATCCTGTCAATGACTAAAACTTCCCTGAGGATTTTCTTCAAAGCCATAATATGTGGCTCTTGCAGTTGGAGTAGAGCCACTTGTATGGAACCAATCCATGGCATCCTATGCTGAAGATTATGCAAACATAAGAGCAGTTGATTGTGAGTTTAACCATTCTATGGAACCAAATGGTGAGAATATTTCTGAAGGATCAAACAAATCTTTAGTGTCTGATGCATGCTTTGGGAGAAGcaattttataactaaaatgATGAAATTGCTTGGGTTTCGAATTTGGAATTAGAGTCTGTTAGGCTGGTTTGGTAGTATAGTAGGTTCAACGGAAATGTGGAAGGTGGTTGACAAgacattttttgttttgttttttacgAAAAaggtagtttaggatttttgaggaaaaatctaGCCTTTTGGGCCTATATTGTTACATGAATAGTAAAAGCAAACGAGGTAGGTGTAATTTAATAAACTTGAGGGGAGCTCTTTGCAATTGTCAGAAACTTCAGGGGTGTTTTCTAAAATGATCCCTTTTTATATTGTACACGACTCTGATTAAGAAATATGGTGTTATCTCACAATAAATTCCCTGGAATCATATAGAAGATTACGTCGAAGTATGTCTGGAGTATAAACTTCAATACTGTTGCAATCTTCTTTCTAGGAGGTCAACTAGATTTTGGTCACAGGTACAATATTACCTCGATGTTAAACTGATAGTGGTTGAAGTTATCAGGACGTGATTGGTATTGATGTGTTGTCATTTCTTGTGAACATGTATGATAgatgaaaataggaaaaaacaacaaaagtggGTTTAGGATGAAATGAGCATGCTGCATATCCCTGTTTGGCCAGGCGGTACTGCTTTTTGCCTTGTACAATTTAATGCATCATAGTAGATGATGCAGTATGTAAATCGGTAGCTTTATTGCAAGTATCATTTATGAATTAAGTTGGAATTTACTATTTTCTTAAGTTGATATTTAATATGCATGGTAGTAACCTCTTTgacaatttttatgtttatgccTGCACAGGCTGCTAAAATTCTTGCAAATTTGATTGTAATGGGCTCTGGGATTTTGATCAGGGCATTCGCTCAAGCTTATCGTCAAGCACTTGCAAGTGAGTCTCTTTCTAAGCCCAAAGCTTGGTACTTCTGTGCTATTTCTCTAACAATGTTTTCTCTAACAGATGAAATAAACAAGAAAACTGAATTTACTCTAAATTAACTATTACAATTGCAGTAACATCTGAACTGTGGAACATTggaatttttttccttccttccaagagaagaaaatttttgCCGGTACAAGAGTATGTAAAGTTTAGTGTAGCTTCATTTATCAGCATTCTGTATTAATTTAGTAGAACTTACAGATGAAGTAAACAAGAAAACTGAATCTACTCTAAATTAACTATTGCAATTCAGTAGCATCTGAACTGTGAAACATTGGAAttttttccttgatatttaTATTATAGAACTTTGTATTATGCTGTTGTAATTCATGTGCATGGGGCCCAGAAATTTACTGTTTCTATTCAATTTGTTTTTAAATCACTTCAAAATATGTACCAAAGTGGTTCCTTTATACATCTAATTAACTGTAGTTTTGATTGGTTACCTTAGAATTGCCCAGCTGCTCTAAGTAACGTGGTCCCATTTCAGAAATCTGTTTATTGAGTATCTCATGCTGCCTTTTTGAATACCCCAAGTTCTTGGGATGGAGAGCAACTAGATACTGAAGTGTGAATATCGAGTCTAGGAGAAAAGGCTTCTTGACACAGACACCATAGAAGAATAACATTTCGAATAAGATTACTTATTTGAAGTGTCATTACCCAATGTGATTGAGCTTGTGTTAGCATAGGTTAATGATTGGTAGAAGTTGGTACTCCATGATTTACCTGAGTGGAGGGTTCACTGTATAGATCAGTGTCCGGCAAAGATTTTAAATTTGGACACTAACTTCTTGTAGGCCTTCGCCATCTGTGAATGAGACTTGATGCGAGAACAGTTACTTTCAATTTGTCTCAGGATTTAAGCTTATAAGTGAATCAAGAACCTTTTGAAGATGGTTCATAGCGTGTAATCCTTGTTAAAGGCAAAACCATTCCGAGATTTCAGTGTCTTCCCTCAAAATGGACAGACTTCTTGCTTAGTCTGTTATATATATTCCTTAGGTAGATGGACATAATTTACTGGATTTTTCTGCCCCATTTGTGAGAAACAAAGCATACCCCTCTCTGCTGTGCCACATTGCCGAACAGATAAAAGATACACGTGcaggaaagaaagagaggagaaaacGTACCTTGCTGGCATGCAACTTACTCCAGCAAGTGATGACAAGTAGTACCAATGACATTTTTGAATTAGCAGCGGCATGAGTTAACAGAAGCCTCTTTTGATGCTACTTTCTACCTGCATTTCTTGGCTTCTGTGAGGATTGCTTTCACTCATTCTTGTTTCATCCATCTGTTCTTGGTCATCTTGACCTGCAATAATAGGTTTATGCATGTTGGTTGCTTGTCTTGTGATGCATGCACTAGGATTCTATCAACATTTCTTGTGGTTTTGGACTAGTGCAAGTCTATTCTTGTGTTTAATAGGAAATATTTGTCTCAATAAATAACTAAAATATAGCTCATTGCAGATGCTTCAAAGACTGGTGTTGCTCAAGAGACGTTACAAAATGTGGCTCATAGGGGTAGCAAAATTATGACAGAGCAAGAAGCTAGACAGATTCTTGGTGTTAGTGAGCAGTCCACGTGGGAGGAGATATTGCAGGTcaaatttttaaacaatttgGTCCAACTTCTGTGCATATTTATACATCTTTCTAACATTGCTTGGACTCGTGCAGAAATATGACAATTTGTTTGAGAGCAACGCCAAGAATGGAAGCTTCTATCTTCAGTCAAAAGTTCACAGGGCTAAGGAATGTCTGGAAAATGTTAATCAAGGCAAAGAGCAGGGATCTTCGGGCCAAAACACATGAAGGTCGCCTGTTCCTTGGCCATTGCATTCTTGTATATCAAAATCAAACAGTAATTGCTAGAATTTTTGTGCCAATCGGTTGCTTATTTTCGTTTAATCGCTGTTTTCTCATAGCCATGTCTTT
This Coffea arabica cultivar ET-39 chromosome 3e, Coffea Arabica ET-39 HiFi, whole genome shotgun sequence DNA region includes the following protein-coding sequences:
- the LOC113736655 gene encoding mitochondrial import inner membrane translocase subunit PAM16 like 2 isoform X2 gives rise to the protein MAAKILANLIVMGSGILIRAFAQAYRQALANASKTGVAQETLQNVAHRGSKIMTEQEARQILGVSEQSTWEEILQKYDNLFESNAKNGSFYLQSKVHRAKECLENVNQGKEQGSSGQNT
- the LOC113736655 gene encoding mitochondrial import inner membrane translocase subunit PAM16 like 2 isoform X1, with translation MAAKILANLIVMGSGILIRAFAQAYRQALANASKTGVAQETLQNVAHRGSKIMTEQEARQILGVSEQSTWEEILQKYDNLFESNAKNGSFYLQSKVHRAKECLENVNQGKEQGSSGQNT
- the LOC113736655 gene encoding mitochondrial import inner membrane translocase subunit PAM16 like 2 isoform X3, with protein sequence MGSGILIRAFAQAYRQALANASKTGVAQETLQNVAHRGSKIMTEQEARQILGVSEQSTWEEILQKYDNLFESNAKNGSFYLQSKVHRAKECLENVNQGKEQGSSGQNT